Proteins found in one Subtercola endophyticus genomic segment:
- a CDS encoding cation diffusion facilitator family transporter: MPHSHDAADSIDDALEASAAGVRALKISLFILLGTTLVQFGVFLASGSVALLADTIHNFSDALTAVPLWIAFVLARRLATRHYTYGFGRAEDLAGLFIVAVVALSAVVAGIEAVSRFFHPATVTNLGWVMAAGVIGFAGNEAVALYRIRVGRQIGSAALVADGVHARIDGLTSLSVVIGALGVLLGFPLADPIVGLLIAVSILLLLWGTIRSIGRRLMDGIDPDLVHRAEHALEATPGVVGVTRLQLRWVGHRLQGAAEISVPDTSVAEAESIVHDARHHLAHALPNLDDTVIAITSGAAPPSA, translated from the coding sequence GTGCCGCACAGCCACGACGCCGCCGACTCCATCGACGACGCCCTCGAGGCGAGCGCCGCGGGAGTGCGGGCGCTCAAGATCAGCCTGTTCATCCTGCTCGGCACGACTCTCGTGCAGTTCGGCGTGTTTCTCGCCAGCGGGTCGGTCGCGCTTCTGGCCGATACGATCCACAACTTCTCTGACGCGCTCACTGCCGTTCCGCTCTGGATCGCCTTCGTGCTCGCTCGCCGCCTGGCCACGCGCCACTACACGTATGGATTCGGCCGCGCCGAAGACCTCGCGGGGCTGTTCATCGTTGCCGTCGTCGCTCTCTCGGCCGTCGTCGCAGGTATCGAGGCCGTTTCGCGCTTCTTTCACCCCGCCACCGTCACCAACCTCGGCTGGGTCATGGCCGCCGGAGTGATCGGGTTCGCGGGCAACGAGGCCGTCGCGCTCTACCGCATCCGAGTCGGCCGCCAGATCGGCTCGGCGGCTCTTGTCGCCGACGGCGTGCACGCGCGCATCGACGGCCTCACCTCGCTCTCGGTCGTCATCGGAGCGCTCGGCGTGCTGCTCGGTTTTCCGCTGGCCGACCCCATCGTGGGTCTGCTGATCGCCGTGTCGATTCTGCTGCTGCTCTGGGGCACCATTCGCAGCATCGGCCGCCGCCTCATGGACGGTATCGACCCCGACCTCGTGCACCGCGCCGAGCACGCCCTCGAAGCGACCCCCGGGGTTGTCGGCGTCACGCGCCTGCAGTTGCGCTGGGTGGGCCATCGCCTGCAGGGTGCCGCCGAGATCTCCGTGCCCGACACGAGCGTCGCCGAAGCCGAGTCGATCGTGCACGACGCCCGTCACCACCTCGCCCACGCGCTACCCAACCTCGACGACACGGTGATCGCCATCACTTCAGGGGCGGCTCCTCCTTCCGCGTAG
- a CDS encoding DUF3054 domain-containing protein, with the protein MTQTTPTPVRRPASTRTIVIAAVVDVVLVLVFVLIGRSSHSEGFSLGGTLVTFWPFVVGLVVGWVATRAWRYPLRLVLPGIPIWLFTVAVGMFLRVLSGQGVEVSFVIVALIVLGVFLLGWRLIAGFVARRVAARNDTASRTAARNGWQ; encoded by the coding sequence ATGACCCAGACCACGCCGACGCCCGTGCGGCGCCCCGCTTCGACCCGCACCATCGTGATCGCGGCGGTGGTCGACGTGGTACTGGTGCTCGTGTTCGTGCTGATCGGGCGCAGCAGCCACAGCGAAGGGTTCAGCCTCGGCGGTACTCTCGTCACGTTCTGGCCATTCGTGGTGGGGCTCGTGGTGGGCTGGGTGGCGACGCGCGCCTGGCGGTATCCGCTGCGGCTCGTGCTGCCGGGCATCCCGATCTGGCTCTTCACGGTGGCGGTCGGAATGTTCTTGCGCGTGCTCAGCGGGCAGGGCGTCGAGGTGAGTTTCGTGATCGTGGCGCTGATCGTGCTCGGGGTGTTCTTGCTCGGCTGGCGTCTGATTGCTGGATTCGTAGCGCGCCGGGTTGCCGCTCGGAACGACACGGCTTCGAGAACGGCCGCCCGGAACGGCTGGCAGTGA
- the budA gene encoding acetolactate decarboxylase: MTPAWQRRVGAPHVSEVSATDRAAVTAALKPTIAVNITQFSVIHALMAGLYDGVFPAPQVLEKGDFGIGCGHALNGELVFVDGEIYRCTSDGSVTLADDSELIPFAEVAKFAPTVSVPIDGTRDGPLGRDDLEALVSSFFPSPNLFFALRIDGAFDRMLVREPIRQHHPFRPLVEVMQTQNESELGPTTGSMIGFWAPQIYQGVTVAGFHFHYLDDARAVGGHCLDYSISSATLTMQALSSITLRLPQTPEFLTADFAQADADLAIRRVESSAVGVASAPQ; this comes from the coding sequence GTGACCCCGGCCTGGCAGCGGCGCGTCGGCGCACCGCATGTCAGTGAGGTCTCGGCGACCGACCGCGCCGCGGTCACGGCGGCGCTCAAACCCACCATCGCGGTCAACATCACCCAGTTCTCGGTGATCCACGCGCTCATGGCGGGCCTCTACGACGGAGTATTCCCGGCACCACAGGTGCTCGAGAAGGGCGATTTCGGCATCGGCTGCGGGCACGCGCTCAACGGTGAACTCGTGTTCGTCGACGGAGAGATCTACCGCTGCACCTCCGACGGGTCGGTCACCCTCGCCGACGACAGCGAGCTGATTCCGTTCGCCGAGGTCGCGAAGTTCGCCCCCACCGTCTCCGTGCCGATCGACGGAACGCGTGACGGCCCGCTCGGCCGCGACGACCTCGAAGCACTCGTCAGCAGCTTCTTTCCGAGCCCCAACCTCTTCTTCGCCCTCCGCATCGACGGGGCCTTCGATCGGATGCTCGTGCGCGAGCCGATTCGCCAGCACCATCCGTTCCGCCCCCTCGTCGAAGTGATGCAGACCCAGAACGAGAGCGAGCTCGGCCCCACCACCGGGTCGATGATCGGCTTCTGGGCCCCGCAGATCTACCAGGGCGTGACGGTCGCGGGCTTCCACTTCCACTACCTCGACGACGCACGCGCCGTCGGCGGACACTGCCTCGACTACTCCATCTCGTCGGCCACGCTCACGATGCAGGCTCTCTCGAGCATCACCCTGCGCCTGCCGCAGACGCCCGAGTTTCTCACCGCAGACTTCGCCCAGGCCGACGCCGACCTGGCCATCCGCCGGGTCGAGAGCAGCGCAGTGGGCGTTGCATCCGCACCGCAGTAG
- a CDS encoding phytoene desaturase family protein yields the protein MDSVDVVVVGAGPNGLAAAVTMARAGLAVRVYERADTIGGGARTAELTLPGYLHDVCSAVHPMALASEFFRRFDLESRIELRTPELAYGHPLDGGRAGLAYQSIDETARMLGVDGPAWKRLFEPLVSHWKELAQFTGTSLLRVPRHPGLAARFGLRAFEQGSPLWSLRFESDIAPSLLSGVQAHSILPLPGLAPAAAGLLLGSLAHAVGWPVPVGGSQAIVDAMADDLLAHGGEIVTQTEITSLDELPPARVVLLDVTPKALLALGGDRIPRGYARSLGRFRYGNAVAKLDLALSDPVPWANEALRSAGTVHVGGTHAQIARSEAMVASGRHAQRPYVLVAQPSIIDSSRAPEGAHVLWAYTHVPSGSDVDQSETIIAQIERFAPGFRDTIVATSGRTAVEEEQGNPNYVGGDISAGAATFRQLVRRPTLSPYPWQTPMRGVYLCSSSTPPGPGVHGLGGWHAARRALATSFGIRRAPDLRPGR from the coding sequence ATGGACTCAGTGGATGTCGTCGTGGTCGGAGCCGGGCCTAACGGGCTGGCGGCCGCCGTCACCATGGCCCGGGCCGGTCTCGCAGTGCGCGTGTACGAGCGCGCCGACACCATCGGCGGGGGAGCGCGCACCGCGGAACTCACGCTGCCGGGCTATCTGCACGATGTGTGTTCTGCCGTGCATCCGATGGCCCTCGCGTCGGAGTTCTTTCGCCGCTTCGACCTCGAGTCGCGCATCGAGCTGCGTACGCCCGAACTCGCCTACGGGCATCCACTCGACGGCGGCCGCGCCGGCCTGGCCTACCAGAGCATCGACGAGACCGCACGGATGCTCGGGGTCGACGGCCCCGCGTGGAAGCGCCTGTTCGAGCCCCTCGTCTCGCACTGGAAAGAGCTCGCGCAGTTCACCGGAACCTCGCTGTTGCGGGTGCCGCGGCATCCCGGGCTCGCCGCCCGGTTCGGGCTGCGAGCGTTCGAGCAGGGCAGCCCGCTCTGGAGTCTGCGGTTCGAGAGCGACATCGCGCCCTCCCTGCTGAGCGGCGTGCAGGCGCACTCGATTCTTCCGTTGCCCGGGCTCGCCCCGGCCGCCGCCGGGCTTCTTCTGGGCAGCCTGGCGCACGCGGTGGGCTGGCCGGTTCCGGTGGGGGGCAGTCAGGCGATCGTCGACGCGATGGCGGATGATCTGCTCGCCCACGGCGGCGAAATTGTCACTCAGACCGAGATAACCTCTCTCGACGAGCTGCCACCCGCGCGTGTCGTACTACTCGACGTGACCCCGAAGGCGCTGCTCGCTCTCGGCGGGGATCGCATTCCGCGCGGGTACGCCCGCAGCCTCGGCCGGTTTCGGTACGGCAACGCCGTCGCCAAGCTCGACCTCGCGCTCAGCGACCCGGTGCCCTGGGCGAACGAGGCGCTGCGGTCGGCGGGAACCGTGCACGTCGGCGGCACGCACGCCCAGATCGCCCGAAGTGAGGCGATGGTGGCGTCGGGCCGGCACGCCCAGCGGCCGTACGTGCTGGTGGCGCAGCCGAGCATCATCGACTCGTCGCGGGCGCCGGAGGGGGCGCACGTTCTGTGGGCCTACACGCACGTGCCGAGCGGAAGCGACGTCGATCAGTCGGAGACGATCATCGCGCAGATCGAACGGTTCGCGCCGGGTTTTCGCGACACCATCGTCGCGACGTCGGGGCGCACCGCGGTCGAAGAAGAGCAGGGCAACCCGAATTACGTGGGGGGCGACATCTCGGCCGGGGCGGCGACGTTCCGCCAGCTCGTGCGGAGGCCGACGCTGTCGCCGTACCCGTGGCAGACGCCCATGCGCGGGGTGTACCTGTGCTCGTCGTCGACGCCGCCCGGTCCGGGCGTGCACGGCCTCGGCGGCTGGCACGCGGCCCGGCGTGCGCTCGCCACCTCGTTCGGCATCCGCCGCGCCCCCGACCTGCGCCCCGGGCGCTGA
- a CDS encoding SDR family NAD(P)-dependent oxidoreductase yields MEQTNSTSAPDGIDAGGIDAADLEVALRVLASLHELDDEHPDFVAVRQATAKMFKAVKKSRRDEKREAIQAADRSVVAATATGAPDRIDDEARGIPLALTTSAPTAGTLIKSRPCYVCKQHYTQVDAFYHQLCPDCAAMSHQKRDARTDLTGRRALLTGGRAKIGMYIALRLLRDGAHTTITTRFPRDAVRRFSSLPDAGDWMHRLRIVGIDLRDPAQVIGLAETVAEAGPLDILINNAAQTVKRSPGSYAPLAEAELAPLPDGPLPEMITFGHTNDAHPQALAASVAAHPLLQRAALGGEVLTGEQLATLAMTAGSSSLERLAAGTAIDAGGLVPDLHHENSWTQAVQDVDPLEMLEVQLCNTTAPFLLVSRLRPAMAVAASAAPSGRSYIVNVSAMEGVFARGYKGPGHPHTNMAKAALNMLTRTSAKEMLSDGILMTSVDTGWITDERPHPTKVRLAEEGFHAPLDLVDGAARVYDPIVRGESGEDIAGVFLKDYKPAAW; encoded by the coding sequence ATGGAACAGACGAACAGCACATCAGCGCCCGACGGCATCGACGCGGGCGGCATCGACGCGGCCGACCTCGAGGTCGCGCTGCGCGTCTTGGCGAGCCTGCACGAGCTCGACGACGAGCATCCGGATTTCGTCGCCGTGCGGCAGGCAACGGCGAAGATGTTCAAGGCCGTCAAGAAGAGCCGTCGCGACGAGAAACGTGAGGCCATCCAGGCCGCCGATCGCAGCGTTGTCGCCGCCACCGCCACCGGCGCGCCCGACCGCATCGACGACGAAGCGCGCGGCATTCCGCTGGCCCTCACAACGAGCGCCCCCACCGCCGGCACCCTCATCAAGTCGCGGCCCTGTTACGTCTGCAAGCAGCACTACACGCAGGTCGACGCGTTCTACCACCAGCTCTGCCCCGACTGCGCGGCGATGAGCCACCAGAAACGGGATGCCCGAACCGACCTCACCGGCAGGCGCGCCCTGCTCACCGGAGGCCGCGCCAAGATCGGCATGTACATCGCCCTGCGGCTGCTGCGCGACGGCGCGCACACCACCATCACCACCCGGTTTCCGCGCGACGCGGTGCGCCGGTTCTCGAGCCTGCCCGACGCGGGCGACTGGATGCACCGGCTGCGCATCGTGGGCATCGACCTCCGCGACCCTGCTCAGGTGATCGGGCTGGCCGAGACGGTGGCCGAGGCCGGTCCCCTCGACATTCTCATCAACAATGCGGCGCAGACCGTGAAGCGATCGCCGGGGTCGTATGCGCCGCTGGCCGAAGCCGAACTGGCGCCGCTGCCCGACGGCCCGCTGCCGGAGATGATCACGTTCGGGCACACGAACGACGCGCATCCGCAGGCCCTGGCGGCGTCGGTGGCCGCGCATCCGCTGCTCCAGCGCGCTGCGCTCGGCGGTGAAGTGCTCACCGGAGAACAGTTGGCCACCCTCGCGATGACGGCCGGGTCGTCGTCGCTCGAGCGGCTCGCGGCCGGCACTGCGATCGACGCGGGCGGGCTCGTACCCGACCTGCACCACGAGAACAGCTGGACGCAAGCGGTGCAAGACGTCGACCCGCTCGAGATGCTCGAGGTGCAGCTGTGCAACACGACGGCTCCGTTCTTGCTCGTGTCCAGGCTGCGCCCGGCGATGGCCGTTGCGGCCTCGGCGGCACCCTCTGGCCGCAGTTACATCGTGAACGTGTCAGCCATGGAAGGCGTGTTCGCTCGCGGATACAAGGGCCCCGGGCATCCGCACACCAACATGGCCAAGGCCGCACTCAACATGCTGACCCGCACCAGTGCCAAAGAGATGCTGAGCGACGGCATTCTGATGACGAGCGTCGACACGGGCTGGATCACGGACGAGCGGCCCCACCCCACCAAAGTGCGGCTGGCCGAAGAAGGCTTTCACGCTCCCCTCGACCTCGTCGACGGTGCCGCCCGCGTTTACGACCCCATCGTGCGCGGCGAATCAGGCGAAGACATCGCCGGCGTCTTCCTCAAGGACTACAAACCCGCTGCGTGGTAG
- a CDS encoding ArsR/SmtB family transcription factor, which yields MDADKQVCGRKPDSQFVELAVEIFAMLADATRVRVILALRDGEQSVNTLAELVDKSPAAVSQHLAKLRLARIVATRQHGQKVFYRLENEHASQLVSDAIFQAEHSLGGTPRHHHPAAAE from the coding sequence ATGGATGCAGATAAGCAGGTCTGCGGGCGAAAGCCCGACAGCCAATTCGTCGAACTGGCGGTCGAGATCTTCGCGATGCTCGCTGACGCTACCCGGGTGCGAGTGATTCTGGCGTTACGAGACGGAGAGCAGTCGGTGAACACGCTCGCCGAGCTCGTCGACAAGAGCCCGGCCGCAGTGTCGCAGCACCTGGCCAAACTGCGGCTCGCCCGCATCGTCGCCACCCGTCAGCACGGCCAGAAGGTGTTCTACCGGCTCGAGAACGAGCACGCGTCGCAGCTGGTCAGCGACGCGATCTTTCAGGCCGAGCACTCCCTCGGCGGCACACCCCGCCACCACCACCCGGCGGCCGCGGAGTGA